The genomic interval GTGAGGTGCCCGGGCCTGCGCGTCGCCGAGCGCGCGCTGCAGCCACGCCCGTGCGAAGCGCCAGTCCTCGGAAACCGTCGTATGCGACACCCCGAGCGCGTCGGCCGTCTCGGGGATCGTCAGTCCGCCGAAGTAGCGGCATTCGACCACCCGGACCAGGCGATCGTTCACCTGCGCCAGGTTCTCGAGGGCAGTGTCGATCGTCAGCAGCTCCTCGAACGATGGCGTCGACGTCAGCTCGTCCTCGACTGCGGTCAGACTGACGCGCTCTCCTTTCCGCTTGCCCGCGGTCTTCGCCCGCGCGTAATCGATCAGGATCCGGCGCATCGCGTGCGACGCGGCGCCGAAGAAGTGCGCGCGCCCCTGCCACGGCTGCCGCTGATCGGCGAGCCGGAGCCACGCCTCGTGCACGAGCGCCGTCGCGCTCAGCGTGTGGCCGCGGCGCTCGCGCCCGAGATGCGAGCCGGCGAGGTTCCGAAGCTCGCCGTACACCGCGTCGACCAGCGCGGCGACCGCGGCGCGGTCGCCGCCGCTCACGCGCTCGAGCAGCCGCGTCACGTCGGTGCGGGAAGGACGGGCGTTCATGGTCTCGTTCGCCGCCAGTCTACTAGCGCGCCAGTCCCGGCAGCAGACCGCCGATGCCGCGGCCCAGCAGCCCGAACGCCGTCGCGCTGACCAGGATCCCCATCACCCGCGTCACGATGTTCATGCCGATCGGCCCCAGGCGCCGGGCGATCGGCCCCGAGGATCGAAACGCGATCCACATGATGAGCGCCGCCGCCGCACAGATGACGGTGATGATCGCCAGGTCCCGCGCGCTCCCGAACGTCGTCGCCTGCACGACGACGGTGGTGATGGTCCCGGCGCCGACGGTCCCGGGAATCGCCAGCGGCACCACGGCAAGCGTCTTCCAGTGTTCTTCCGGCACTTCGAGCGCCGATTCCTGCTCCGCGGCGGTCAGCTTCAGCTCGTCCACCGTCACCATGCGGATGCCGTAGAGAAGCAGGATCAGCCCGCCCGCCGCCTGGAGCATCGGCACGCTGATGCCGAGGATCTGCAGCAGGAAGCGGCCGGTCCAGGCACAGACGAGCAGCACGCACAGCACGGCGAACGCGCTCTGGTTCGCCATCCGCCGCTGGATGTCCGTCGTGAACTTCCCCGCCATCGCCGCAAACAGCACCGACGAGCTGATCGGATTGAGGATCGCCAGGAGCGTCGTCGTGAAGAGGACGATGTTCTGGGCGTTCATGGCGCGATGACTCTCGCGTAGTCGGCCGGCGTGTCCACGTCTTCGATGACGCCGGGATCGTCCACCTCGACGTCCTCGATCGCCGCGGCGCGCAGGATCGGCTTGGCTCCGACCGCCGGATCGGCGGCACGCAGCGCCGCGAACAGCTCGCGCTTGACGATCACCGGATGACCGTGCCGGCCGTGGTGAACGGCGCGGATGACGGCGGCGGCCGAGGCTGCGGCGCGCGTGCAGAGCCCGCGGATCGTCCGGGCAGTGACGAGCGGCACGTCGACGAGCGTGACGAGCGCCGCGGACACGTCTGGTCCATCCACCGCATCGAGTCCCGCGACCAGCGAGGTCAGTTGCCCGTCGGCGGCCCGAGGGTTCACGACGGCCCGCCCGAAACCGGCCGCCGCGACCTCCGCTTCGATGGCAGTGTCGCCCTGGCGGATCACCACGACCGCCTCGGTGACGCCGCCCTCGCGCAGGCTCTCCAGGATCGTGCGCACGAAGGTCCGGTCTCCTATCGGGAGTAGTGCTTTCGCGCGGCCCATGCGGCTCGACGCGCCGGCCGCCAGCACGATCGCCGGTATCATGTGCACGGCCCATCGTAAACGAACGTGGAGGAAGCCTTGATCAAGTCGAGCGTGCGACGCCCGGCCCGCACGGGGCTGTGGTTTCTGATAGCAGCAGCGATGCTGACCCCGGTGGCCGCGCAGCAGGCGGCACCGCAGCCCGCGGTCGAAGAAGTTCCGAAGGACCTCGAGCCGCTGCTGGCGTCCGCGCCGAGCGAAATGCGCCTGGTCGCGCAGACGTATCGGCTGGATCGCGCGACGCTGAACGGCAACTATCAAGGCGCGTCCGGGCGCGGCGGCGGAGGGCGCGGGCGCGGCGCGGCGGAGCCGCCGCCGGCGGCGCCGCCCATCTCGCTCTCGACCGCGCGGATCGGCCGATTGAAGCGGTTCGAGCTGGACTGGCAGGCGGCGCTCGCCAGGCTCGACGTCGACGCGCTGACGCCCGACGGGCGGACCGATCTCGCGGCGCTGCAGCAGACCATCGCGGCGAACCTCAAACAGCTCGACGTCGAGGCCAGCGCGATGGCGGAGGTGCTGGCCCTGGCGCCCTTCGCGCCGACGCTCGTCAACCTGATCGAGGCCCGCATCAAGCTGGAAGACGTCGACTCGAAAAAGGCCGCGGGCGATCTCACGGCGGTGGCGAAAGCGATCGCGGCGGCGAAGCCGGACGGCGACGCGAAGTTCAGCAAGGCCGCGGGGGCGCGGGCGGCCGACGCCGTCCAGGCGCTCCGCGCCAATCTGTCCACCTGGTACACCTTCTATTACGGCTACGACCCGATGTTCACCTGGTGGGTCGAGATGCCCTACAAGAAGGTCGACGCCGCGCTGGAGGGCTACATCTCGCATCTGCGCCAGGCCGGCGTCGACAGCATGGTGGACGCCGGCGGCGGCCCCCGGATTCCGCCGGCGCCGGCCCCGCGCTTCAATCAGGTGCCCGACCTGCAGGCGCTCATCAAGCTGCCGTACGACGAGATGACGCCGATCGTCGAGCGCTTCATCGGAGCGCGCGGCGGCGGGCGCGCCGCCACCAACAGCCCGGGAGCGGGACGGCCGCAGGCGTACTACGAAGCCTGGCTCAAGGCGCTCGAGACGCTGGAGTTCGACAGGCTGTCACGCAACGCGCAGGTGGACTACCTGTTCATCCGCAACGCCGCCGAACGGCATATCGCGCGGATGCACTTCACGCCGCCGGCCAATCCGCCGCGCAAGACCGACAGCACCGGCATTCCCGGCGCAGCGCGCGGGCGCGAGGGGCTGATCATGGATCTCGCCGACGAGATGATCCCCTACACGCCCGAGCAGCTCATCGCGCTGGCCAACCGCGAGTTCGCCTGGTGCGAGGAGGAAATGAGGAAAGCGTCGCGGCAGATGGGATTCGGCGACGACTGGAAGAAGGCGATCGAGAAGGTCAAGGACATGCACGTGCCGCCGGGCGGGCAGCCGATGATGATCAAAGACCTGCTCTTCGAAGCCA from Vicinamibacterales bacterium carries:
- a CDS encoding ECF-type sigma factor, with protein sequence MNARPSRTDVTRLLERVSGGDRAAVAALVDAVYGELRNLAGSHLGRERRGHTLSATALVHEAWLRLADQRQPWQGRAHFFGAASHAMRRILIDYARAKTAGKRKGERVSLTAVEDELTSTPSFEELLTIDTALENLAQVNDRLVRVVECRYFGGLTIPETADALGVSHTTVSEDWRFARAWLQRALGDAQARAPHPPDL
- a CDS encoding MarC family protein, with amino-acid sequence MNAQNIVLFTTTLLAILNPISSSVLFAAMAGKFTTDIQRRMANQSAFAVLCVLLVCAWTGRFLLQILGISVPMLQAAGGLILLLYGIRMVTVDELKLTAAEQESALEVPEEHWKTLAVVPLAIPGTVGAGTITTVVVQATTFGSARDLAIITVICAAAALIMWIAFRSSGPIARRLGPIGMNIVTRVMGILVSATAFGLLGRGIGGLLPGLAR
- a CDS encoding nucleotidyltransferase family protein; translated protein: MIPAIVLAAGASSRMGRAKALLPIGDRTFVRTILESLREGGVTEAVVVIRQGDTAIEAEVAAAGFGRAVVNPRAADGQLTSLVAGLDAVDGPDVSAALVTLVDVPLVTARTIRGLCTRAAASAAAVIRAVHHGRHGHPVIVKRELFAALRAADPAVGAKPILRAAAIEDVEVDDPGVIEDVDTPADYARVIAP
- a CDS encoding DUF885 family protein, translated to MLTPVAAQQAAPQPAVEEVPKDLEPLLASAPSEMRLVAQTYRLDRATLNGNYQGASGRGGGGRGRGAAEPPPAAPPISLSTARIGRLKRFELDWQAALARLDVDALTPDGRTDLAALQQTIAANLKQLDVEASAMAEVLALAPFAPTLVNLIEARIKLEDVDSKKAAGDLTAVAKAIAAAKPDGDAKFSKAAGARAADAVQALRANLSTWYTFYYGYDPMFTWWVEMPYKKVDAALEGYISHLRQAGVDSMVDAGGGPRIPPAPAPRFNQVPDLQALIKLPYDEMTPIVERFIGARGGGRAATNSPGAGRPQAYYEAWLKALETLEFDRLSRNAQVDYLFIRNAAERHIARMHFTPPANPPRKTDSTGIPGAARGREGLIMDLADEMIPYTPEQLIALANREFAWCEEEMRKASRQMGFGDDWKKAIEKVKDMHVPPGGQPMMIKDLLFEAIDYLRAKDLITVPQVAAESLHMSMMSPEAQLSNPFFLGGSQIIVSYPTNTMEYEARLQSMRGNNRPFSHATAHHEMIPGHNLVGYVGARSAGYRARIGGSTPFFGEGWPLYWELTLYDMGFNDTPEERVGALFWRMHRCARIIFSLNFHMGLWSPQEAIDFLVDRVGHERDNATAEVRRSFQGGYGPLYQAAYLLGGLQLRGLRRELVDSKQMTNKQFHDEILRQGSMPIALIRLALTRQKLAPDMSVDWRFYGDLPSK